The Bacteroidota bacterium DNA segment TAAACAGATAAACAAATAAACAAATAAACAGTCTTCAGTAAGCAGTCTGTGCTTTGTGCTTGCCTGAATAGAGTTGACTTTTTTTGTTAATTTTTCTCTGCGTTTCTGCGACTCTGCGTTTAAATAAATAAACATAAAGAAGTACTTAAAACTAAAAGCTAAAAACTAAAAACTAAAAGGTTATGTGTTACGGATAAACAAGAAGAAGTACTTAAAACTAAAAGCTAAAAACTAAAAGGTTATGTGTTACGGATAAACAAGAAGAAGTACTTAAAACTAAAAGCTAAAAACTAAAAACTAAAAGGTTATGTGTTACGGATAAACAAGAAGAAGTACTTAAAACTAAAAGCTAAAAACTAAAAACTAAAAGGTTATGTGTTACGGATAAACAAGAAGAAGTACTTAAAGTGCCTAATGTACTTAGAGTTAGTGTATCGGATAAACAGATAAACAAATCACCAAAACTTGTCCGTATGGATAAACAATTCTTCTTTGCGTTCTTTGCGTCTTTGCGTGAAAATATTAACAATTCTTCAAATCGTAAAAAGCAAATCATCATTCATAAATTAAAAACGTTACATTTGCAAGTTTTCAAAAAGAAGCGAAAAATAATGATAGACCTGACAACAGGAAAAGAAAGCAAACGAATATTTTATTTTGCATTACCAATGCTTCTTGGCAACGTGTTCCAGCAACTTTACAATATTGTTGACAGTATCATTATCGGAAAATTTATCGGCAAAGAAGCTCTTGCCGCTGTTGGTTCTTCATTTCCTTTGATTTTTGTTTTAATCTCACTAATAATAGGAACAGCCTCCGGTTCAACAATTATTATTTCTCAATATTTTGGTGCTAAAGACACAAAAAATGTCCAGCGTACTTTTGAAACAATGTCAATATTCCTTTTTATTGCAGCAATTTTAATATCAATAATCGGTGTATCCATAAGCGGTTTTATTCTCGAATTATTAAAAGTCCCTGCCGATGTACTACCTCAAGCAAAAATTTATTTACATATTTACCTTGGTGGAATAATTATGTTCTTTGGATTCAATGGTATATCTGCTGTTTTACGTGGACTTGGAGATTCAAAAACACCTTTGTATTTTCTTATTGGAGCAACTCTTACAAATATTTTTCTTGACTTACTATTTGTTGTTGTTTTTCATTGGGGAATTAAAGGGGTTGCAATAGCAACAATAATATCACAAGGACTTGCTTTTGTTTCTGCAACAATTTACATAAACCGTACTCACACAGTTATTCATTTGTTTTTTAAAAATCTTACATTCGACAAAAAGATATTTTCAAAAAGTATGAGTATCGGTCTTCCTCAAGGATTTCAGCATACTTTCGTTTCACTTGGAATGCTTGCACTTTTGCAAATTGTAAATGATTACGGAACAAATGCAATTGCTGCTTACACAGTTGCAGGACGTATTGATATGATAGCTGCCATGCCTGCAATGAATTTCGGAATGGCATTATCAACTTTTGTAGGACAAAATATAGGAGCAAAAAAACTTGAAAGAGTCAAAAAAGGTTTTAAAGCAACCTTATTAATGACCTCTGTTATTGCAATATCAACAGCTATTATTATCAACCTTTTTAGTAAAACAATAATGGGATTTTTTACTAAT contains these protein-coding regions:
- a CDS encoding MATE family efflux transporter; the encoded protein is MDKQFFFAFFASLRENINNSSNRKKQIIIHKLKTLHLQVFKKKRKIMIDLTTGKESKRIFYFALPMLLGNVFQQLYNIVDSIIIGKFIGKEALAAVGSSFPLIFVLISLIIGTASGSTIIISQYFGAKDTKNVQRTFETMSIFLFIAAILISIIGVSISGFILELLKVPADVLPQAKIYLHIYLGGIIMFFGFNGISAVLRGLGDSKTPLYFLIGATLTNIFLDLLFVVVFHWGIKGVAIATIISQGLAFVSATIYINRTHTVIHLFFKNLTFDKKIFSKSMSIGLPQGFQHTFVSLGMLALLQIVNDYGTNAIAAYTVAGRIDMIAAMPAMNFGMALSTFVGQNIGAKKLERVKKGFKATLLMTSVIAISTAIIINLFSKTIMGFFTNDVEVIRIGVEYLGIVSFFYLIFALMFVSNGVMRGAGDTFIPMLITLFSLWVIRVPASYFLSQHFGEIGIWWGIPTGWCFGAGFSYIYYLTGRWKRKVVI